The following proteins are co-located in the Acidobacteriota bacterium genome:
- the mutS gene encoding DNA mismatch repair protein MutS codes for MSRPARLTPMLEQYFDLKRQAEDAILFFRLGDFYEMFYEDAEVAAPVLDLVLTARGKGTEAETPMCGVPYHAAPQYVARLIRAGHKVAICDQVDDGESSKGLAKREITRIVTPGTAIDGMILDRESCLLLSVHGESHATGAAWLDVSTGEFFVTRYEGAIPEGFADDVARFLPREAVLSESMNGEVVRVIEKRRIPISRIDRDNFDSVRAPELLAKHFSTQSLKGFGLEAGDPAVVAAGVALGYAQSRHRKDLDHVRHLRLETPWNDMHLDASTIANLEIFESQDGGLGGATLWKVLNETRTAAGGRLLRRWIVKPRAEHDAIFERHDAVDELVRNQSLLNRISRILAGIADLERLTARITMKSASPRECLTLAGSLRTIGELREETARLEGPMLLRLHHELDELEEVATRIEKTISETAPQSLKEGGVISDGVDPELDELHRLARSSKTALLEIEKSERESTGISSLKVRFNNVFGYYIEVSKANLPKVPDSYVRKQTLANAERYITAELKDLEERILGAEEKSAVIEQRIYDHLLTWISTRAGGILATSAVVAEIDAIASLAMVAIARRWVRPQLSEEVVISISEGRHPVVEALTSERFIPNDTKARLEDNGIQIITGPNMGGKSTYLRQVALIVLLNQIGSFVPAADATLGIFDRIFTRVGASDNLSRGESTFMVEMHETANILNNATSRSLIVLDEVGRGTATFDGLSLAWAIVEHLHDTGKGITLFATHYHELTDLEATRDRVVNFNVSVREWKEQIIFLRKVIPGAADKSYGIQVASLAGVPAGVTGRAREILHMLEDRERAVVSDASEGKIFSPARQMELFRRDDSPLSELRELDPDTLSPMEALNLLHEWKRRTKKVKDGND; via the coding sequence ATGAGCCGGCCGGCGAGGCTCACGCCGATGCTCGAGCAGTATTTCGATCTGAAGCGTCAGGCCGAGGATGCGATTCTCTTCTTCAGACTCGGTGACTTCTACGAGATGTTCTATGAGGACGCCGAGGTGGCGGCACCGGTTCTCGACCTGGTGCTGACGGCGCGAGGGAAGGGGACCGAAGCGGAGACCCCGATGTGTGGGGTTCCCTACCACGCCGCTCCGCAGTATGTCGCGAGGCTGATCCGGGCGGGGCACAAGGTAGCGATCTGCGATCAGGTCGACGACGGTGAATCGTCCAAAGGTCTGGCGAAGCGCGAGATTACGCGGATCGTCACACCCGGCACGGCGATCGACGGGATGATTCTCGACCGTGAGAGCTGCCTCCTCCTGAGCGTTCACGGGGAGAGTCATGCCACCGGTGCCGCCTGGCTCGACGTTTCGACCGGCGAGTTCTTCGTCACTCGATACGAGGGAGCCATACCGGAAGGCTTCGCGGACGACGTCGCGCGGTTTCTCCCACGGGAAGCCGTCCTTTCTGAGAGTATGAACGGCGAAGTCGTTCGGGTAATCGAGAAGCGCCGGATACCGATTTCGCGCATCGATCGGGACAATTTCGACTCGGTTCGGGCCCCGGAGCTTCTGGCGAAGCACTTCTCGACGCAGAGTCTCAAGGGATTCGGCCTCGAAGCAGGGGATCCGGCGGTCGTGGCCGCGGGCGTTGCCCTCGGTTACGCGCAATCGAGACACCGGAAAGATCTCGATCACGTCCGCCACCTCAGGCTCGAAACGCCCTGGAACGATATGCATCTGGACGCCTCGACGATCGCCAATCTCGAGATATTCGAATCGCAGGACGGCGGATTGGGCGGTGCGACGCTGTGGAAGGTCCTCAACGAAACGCGGACCGCTGCCGGGGGACGGCTGCTCCGGCGCTGGATCGTGAAGCCTCGGGCCGAGCACGATGCAATCTTCGAGCGCCACGATGCGGTCGACGAGCTCGTTCGGAACCAGTCGCTGCTCAACAGGATCAGCCGCATACTGGCGGGGATCGCGGATCTGGAACGATTGACCGCACGGATCACGATGAAGAGCGCGTCTCCGCGGGAATGTCTGACGCTTGCGGGTTCGCTCCGCACGATCGGGGAGCTTCGCGAAGAGACGGCGCGTCTCGAGGGACCGATGCTGCTGCGACTCCACCACGAGCTCGACGAGCTCGAGGAGGTGGCGACCAGGATCGAGAAAACGATCAGCGAGACCGCTCCCCAGAGCCTGAAGGAGGGAGGCGTGATCAGTGACGGAGTCGATCCGGAGCTCGATGAGCTTCACCGCCTCGCCCGGAGCTCGAAGACCGCACTGCTCGAGATCGAGAAGTCGGAGCGGGAATCGACCGGGATCAGCTCGCTGAAGGTGCGATTCAACAACGTATTCGGTTACTACATCGAGGTCTCGAAGGCCAATCTGCCGAAGGTTCCCGACTCGTACGTCCGCAAGCAGACGCTCGCCAACGCGGAGCGATACATCACCGCCGAGCTCAAGGATCTCGAGGAGAGGATCCTCGGAGCCGAGGAGAAGAGCGCGGTCATCGAGCAGAGGATCTACGATCATCTGCTGACGTGGATCTCGACGCGAGCCGGAGGAATCCTGGCGACCTCGGCGGTCGTCGCCGAGATCGATGCGATCGCGTCTCTCGCGATGGTCGCGATCGCGCGGAGGTGGGTCCGTCCGCAACTCTCCGAGGAGGTGGTGATCTCGATCAGCGAGGGCCGCCATCCCGTCGTGGAAGCGCTGACGTCGGAGCGTTTCATACCGAACGATACGAAAGCGCGTCTCGAGGACAACGGGATCCAGATCATCACCGGTCCGAACATGGGAGGGAAATCGACCTACCTGCGGCAGGTGGCATTGATCGTCCTGCTGAACCAGATCGGAAGTTTCGTTCCGGCTGCCGATGCGACGCTCGGGATCTTCGACCGGATCTTCACGCGAGTAGGAGCTTCGGACAACCTCTCGCGCGGGGAGTCGACCTTCATGGTCGAGATGCACGAGACGGCGAACATTCTGAACAATGCGACGAGCCGCTCGCTGATTGTTCTCGATGAGGTCGGGAGGGGGACGGCGACTTTCGACGGACTGTCGCTCGCCTGGGCGATCGTCGAGCACCTCCACGATACGGGGAAGGGAATCACGCTTTTCGCAACGCACTATCACGAGCTGACCGACCTCGAAGCGACCCGGGACCGGGTCGTCAACTTCAACGTCTCGGTCAGAGAGTGGAAGGAGCAGATCATCTTTCTGAGAAAGGTGATTCCGGGAGCTGCCGACAAGAGCTACGGCATCCAGGTGGCGAGTCTCGCCGGCGTGCCGGCCGGGGTGACGGGGAGGGCTCGCGAAATCCTCCACATGCTCGAAGATCGGGAGCGGGCGGTGGTCAGCGACGCGTCGGAAGGGAAGATTTTTTCTCCGGCGCGGCAGATGGAGCTCTTCCGCCGGGACGACTCACCTCTGTCGGAGCTTCGCGAGCTCGATCCGGACACTCTCAGCCCGATGGAGGCATTGAACCTGCTGCACGAGTGGAAGCGGCGGACCAAAAAAGTGAAGGACGGTAACGACTGA
- a CDS encoding STAS domain-containing protein, with the protein MIVEKKHRDDFTILYVEGLIKLGESAEFFSSALESVLKDDDSNVMVDFTKIDYIDSTGIGELVGYLGKFGTQNRSLVLINPSERVLKLLKLAKLDSVFRIYTNEEEAIASETERKAEEKTGRKAEEKEAESVE; encoded by the coding sequence TTGATCGTCGAAAAGAAACATAGGGATGACTTCACGATTCTCTACGTTGAGGGACTCATCAAGCTGGGAGAGTCGGCAGAATTCTTCTCATCGGCGCTCGAAAGCGTTCTCAAGGACGACGACAGCAACGTCATGGTGGATTTCACCAAGATCGACTACATCGACTCCACCGGTATCGGCGAGCTCGTCGGATACCTCGGCAAATTCGGCACCCAGAACAGAAGCCTGGTCCTGATCAACCCCTCGGAGAGGGTGCTCAAACTCCTCAAGCTCGCGAAACTCGACAGCGTGTTCCGCATCTACACCAACGAGGAGGAAGCGATCGCCTCCGAAACGGAACGGAAAGCCGAAGAGAAGACCGGCCGAAAAGCCGAAGAGAAGGAAGCCGAATCAGTCGAATAA
- a CDS encoding asparaginase: MIPVVNVYRGGVVESIHYGSVAIVDSAGRLLGSVGDPAFSTYIRSAAKPFQILPLLRAGGIRQFDLTPQEIAIMCASHGGEPHHVAAVGGLLRRRELDESDLVCPAHPPYDEKARIELELSGEQPTALHNNCSGNHTALLLGSEIRDHPSGVYHEMASPIQLDVLENLAEFAGLEPAEIDRGIDGCGVPAFRMSLFRAALAYARLAERSHDDDGWLHEECRAIFEAMTGYPEYVAGAWSMTTPLVRQLGGHVLAKEGAEGFYAMALDASSSRAVHETCESDGDEMVGIALKIADGSSERSRNPVVLRTLQLLGVPIDFNDELERHIDPILRNLAGQPVGEARAEFELSFL; the protein is encoded by the coding sequence GTGATCCCCGTCGTCAACGTTTACCGCGGCGGCGTCGTCGAGTCGATCCACTACGGCTCCGTCGCCATCGTCGACTCCGCCGGACGCCTTCTGGGCTCGGTCGGAGACCCCGCCTTCTCCACCTACATCAGATCCGCGGCCAAACCGTTTCAGATCCTGCCGCTCCTCCGGGCGGGAGGCATCCGGCAGTTCGATCTGACGCCGCAGGAGATCGCCATCATGTGCGCCTCGCACGGCGGCGAACCCCATCACGTCGCCGCAGTCGGCGGTCTTCTTCGCCGGCGCGAGCTGGACGAATCCGATCTCGTCTGCCCTGCGCATCCCCCCTATGACGAGAAGGCCCGGATCGAGCTCGAGCTGAGCGGTGAGCAGCCGACGGCGCTTCACAACAACTGCTCGGGCAACCACACGGCACTCCTTCTCGGAAGTGAGATCCGCGATCACCCGAGTGGCGTCTACCACGAGATGGCCTCGCCGATTCAGCTCGACGTGCTCGAGAATCTCGCCGAGTTCGCCGGGCTCGAGCCCGCCGAGATCGATCGGGGAATCGATGGCTGCGGCGTTCCGGCATTCCGGATGTCACTTTTCCGTGCCGCCCTCGCGTACGCCCGGCTCGCCGAGAGATCGCACGATGACGACGGCTGGCTACACGAGGAATGCCGGGCCATTTTTGAAGCGATGACCGGATATCCGGAGTACGTCGCCGGAGCCTGGAGCATGACGACACCGCTGGTGCGCCAGCTCGGCGGCCACGTTCTCGCCAAGGAAGGCGCCGAAGGCTTCTACGCCATGGCGCTCGACGCATCGTCGAGCCGCGCGGTCCACGAGACATGCGAATCCGACGGCGACGAAATGGTCGGAATCGCTCTGAAGATCGCCGACGGCTCGAGCGAGCGCTCGCGTAATCCGGTGGTGCTCAGAACGCTCCAGCTACTCGGTGTTCCCATCGATTTCAACGACGAGCTCGAGCGCCATATTGATCCGATTCTGAGGAATCTCGCGGGCCAACCGGTGGGCGAAGCCAGAGCTGAATTCGAGCTTTCCTTCCTGTAG
- a CDS encoding rhodanese-like domain-containing protein, with translation MQTRLLPIVVLSALACTTVGVSREDQPWAEVEPTIANEIILDHKEIVVIDFRPVEDFYGELGHIAGAISVPISEIDQRLPEIIPYRSQTIIVYSDVPEDAIRGARILTAAGFRNIVVINGGIRRWLDLSYKTVRSH, from the coding sequence ATGCAGACCCGGCTTCTGCCGATCGTCGTTCTCAGCGCTCTCGCCTGCACGACCGTTGGGGTCTCGCGCGAGGATCAGCCGTGGGCGGAGGTCGAACCGACAATCGCGAACGAGATCATCCTGGACCACAAGGAGATCGTCGTCATCGATTTCAGGCCGGTGGAGGACTTTTACGGGGAGCTGGGCCATATCGCCGGCGCCATCTCCGTTCCGATCTCCGAGATCGATCAGCGGCTCCCGGAGATCATTCCCTATCGCTCCCAGACGATCATCGTCTACTCCGATGTCCCGGAGGACGCCATCCGCGGAGCCCGAATTCTCACCGCCGCCGGTTTCCGCAACATCGTCGTGATCAACGGCGGGATCCGGCGATGGCTCGACCTCAGCTACAAGACCGTGAGGTCGCATTGA
- a CDS encoding beta-ketoacyl-[acyl-carrier-protein] synthase family protein, protein MKRPRVLVTGVGVVSALGPDTESAALAVREGRSGIRLFPREDLAIPAGTVDDDWITAGKPRNHDRTTRLALTATSEAAAQAGLTLGEPRPRAGCIIGTGLGGVETSEAAYARYYGERSSRIHPLSIPLSMYNAATSAVSAALGLTGPSFSTVSACTSGSHAIIQGASWIRSGLADLVVCGGSDAPLFPAVITAWKALRVLAPPRDDPSRACRPFSADREGLVLAEGAATVVLESEEHARERDATPMGEILGVAMTSDAGHLTDPTVTGPTRAMRIALDDAGLEPDAIGYINAHGTATRANDSNEAAAIAEVFGAPRDQPLVSSTKALHGHAMGAAGAIELVLSLRLVSEGHAPAAVHLTVPDPECELNFARPGVGPRTRAFMSNSFGFGGMNGVLVLKSEE, encoded by the coding sequence GTGAAGAGACCCCGAGTCCTCGTCACGGGGGTCGGAGTCGTCTCGGCGCTCGGCCCGGACACGGAATCGGCCGCCCTCGCGGTCCGCGAGGGTCGATCGGGGATCCGTCTTTTTCCTCGGGAGGATCTGGCGATCCCGGCTGGAACGGTCGACGACGACTGGATCACGGCCGGCAAACCGCGAAATCACGACCGGACGACCCGGCTCGCCCTAACGGCCACCTCCGAGGCGGCGGCACAGGCGGGGCTCACGCTCGGCGAGCCGCGTCCTCGCGCCGGATGCATCATCGGGACGGGTCTCGGTGGGGTCGAGACAAGCGAAGCGGCCTACGCCAGGTACTACGGCGAGCGAAGCAGCAGGATCCATCCCCTTTCGATTCCGCTCTCGATGTACAACGCTGCGACCAGCGCCGTCTCCGCGGCGCTCGGTCTGACGGGCCCCTCGTTCTCGACCGTCTCCGCCTGCACCTCCGGGTCCCACGCGATCATTCAGGGCGCCTCCTGGATCCGGAGCGGGCTCGCCGACCTCGTGGTCTGCGGCGGCTCCGACGCTCCCCTCTTCCCGGCCGTGATCACCGCCTGGAAGGCGCTCCGGGTGCTCGCGCCGCCGCGCGACGATCCGAGCCGGGCGTGCCGCCCGTTCTCGGCGGATCGCGAGGGCCTCGTCCTCGCCGAGGGTGCCGCCACCGTCGTCCTGGAAAGCGAGGAGCATGCTCGGGAGCGCGACGCGACGCCGATGGGGGAGATTCTCGGGGTCGCCATGACTTCCGACGCCGGACACCTGACCGATCCGACGGTCACCGGGCCGACTCGCGCGATGCGGATCGCCCTCGACGACGCCGGCCTCGAGCCGGACGCGATCGGTTACATCAACGCTCACGGCACGGCGACACGGGCGAACGACTCGAACGAGGCGGCGGCCATCGCGGAGGTGTTCGGGGCTCCCCGCGACCAGCCGCTGGTCAGCTCGACCAAGGCGCTCCACGGCCATGCGATGGGTGCGGCGGGCGCAATCGAGCTCGTCCTGTCGCTGCGCCTCGTCTCGGAAGGCCACGCCCCGGCGGCGGTTCACCTCACCGTCCCCGATCCGGAGTGCGAGCTGAATTTCGCCCGACCCGGTGTCGGACCGCGGACCCGCGCATTCATGTCGAATTCATTCGGATTCGGCGGGATGAATGGCGTGCTGGTCCTGAAGAGTGAAGAGTGA
- a CDS encoding acyl carrier protein, which translates to MEREEIAARVRAIIHEQKTLDDDALDKADTLADVGIDSLDAINILYEIEDDFGMTVRDEDSKDIKSFDDLVNVVQAGLNRGSAG; encoded by the coding sequence ATGGAACGCGAAGAGATCGCTGCTCGTGTGCGAGCAATCATCCACGAGCAGAAAACGCTCGACGACGACGCCCTCGACAAGGCGGATACTCTGGCCGATGTCGGGATCGACTCACTCGACGCGATCAATATTCTCTACGAAATCGAGGATGATTTCGGCATGACCGTCCGCGACGAGGATTCGAAGGACATCAAGAGCTTCGATGATCTCGTCAATGTCGTGCAGGCCGGGTTGAACCGCGGCAGCGCCGGGTGA